One Neorhodopirellula lusitana genomic window carries:
- a CDS encoding type I phosphomannose isomerase catalytic subunit produces MKPYPLQFAPLIKQTIWGGRRLGTHLNKPIGDADDYAESWEIVDHGDDQSVVTNGDLKGQTLNSLFLESREWLLGKQWIANNPDADSFPLLLKFLDCNRVLSVQVHPDDEYGATMTPPDLGKTEAWVILATTPDSVIYAGLKPGVTPESLREMVADGRTEEALHSFHPKPGDCVFIPAGTVHALGGGLLVAEIQQSSNTTFRLFDWNRLDANGNSRELHIEQSLEVTDFERGPVDPVVAEAESGITRLVSCNKFDLNSIRDTTTEIANTDRCQLITVVEGTAEIQYDDTVMQLNSGESVLIPAKMSQFSINAPTGHVLQMSPAINDN; encoded by the coding sequence ATGAAACCTTACCCACTCCAATTCGCACCGCTCATCAAACAGACCATCTGGGGCGGACGACGCCTGGGGACGCATCTGAATAAACCGATCGGCGATGCGGACGACTATGCCGAAAGCTGGGAAATCGTTGATCACGGGGACGACCAAAGCGTGGTCACCAACGGCGATCTCAAAGGACAAACTCTCAACAGCCTCTTCCTGGAAAGCCGAGAGTGGCTGCTGGGCAAGCAATGGATTGCAAACAACCCGGACGCCGATTCATTCCCGCTACTGTTGAAATTCCTCGATTGCAACCGTGTTCTATCCGTCCAGGTCCACCCTGATGACGAGTATGGCGCGACCATGACGCCGCCAGACCTCGGTAAAACGGAGGCTTGGGTGATTTTGGCGACGACGCCTGACAGCGTCATTTATGCGGGTTTGAAGCCTGGAGTCACTCCAGAAAGCTTGCGAGAAATGGTGGCAGACGGCCGGACCGAAGAGGCTCTGCACTCCTTCCATCCCAAACCCGGCGATTGCGTGTTCATCCCCGCTGGAACGGTCCACGCACTCGGCGGCGGTTTGTTGGTGGCCGAGATCCAGCAGTCCAGCAACACCACGTTCCGATTGTTCGATTGGAACCGACTCGACGCCAACGGCAATTCGCGAGAACTCCACATCGAACAATCCCTGGAGGTCACCGACTTCGAACGTGGCCCGGTTGATCCCGTGGTCGCTGAAGCCGAATCGGGCATCACCCGACTTGTCTCGTGCAACAAGTTTGACCTGAATTCGATCCGCGATACCACGACCGAAATCGCGAACACCGACCGATGTCAATTGATCACCGTCGTCGAAGGCACCGCCGAGATCCAGTACGACGACACTGTGATGCAGCTGAATAGTGGCGAAAGCGTCCTGATTCCAGCGAAGATGAGTCAGTTCTCGATCAATGCTCCCACCGGACATGTCTTACAAATGTCCCCGGCGATTAACGATAACTAA